One genomic window of Hydra vulgaris chromosome 03, alternate assembly HydraT2T_AEP includes the following:
- the LOC136078644 gene encoding uncharacterized protein LOC136078644 encodes MSFNVTKFCYAAGQYDHLSAVYRYTLIILFVIMGIIILFGNGFTFLLMMSEKSLRRKRNSFLASLILSDILYSVTFIPLFAIELGIPSKNCKIRSWRVLTFAFLFFTRILCVFLISVQTYIKTIKLLSKTDVLFEKYSHFINLVLIWLVPILVVITIATTPVQTNIKLGALTLSCFIVTTFIIIICYVVVLYGIKKANKRSASNAYDEGFKYVRLILISFLISSIPLAVCGIILVSFNQFESINHVLTPNQVYGVALIITSIASVINLFVYFKNLKDLNKTFLQFCFKMAKINSSQNNATTAGNSAAIIEEGKINECFYSQE; translated from the coding sequence atgtcttttaacgtaacaaaattttgttacgCAGCTGGGCAGTACGATCATCTTAGTGCAGTATATAGATACACgctaattattttgtttgttattatgggaatcattattttatttggaaATGGATTTACTTTCTTGTTGATGATGAGCGAAAAAAGTTTGCGCAGAAAACGTAACTCGTTTCTTGCATCTTTAATTTTATCAGACATTTTATATTCAGTAACATTTATACCGCTTTTTGCAATCGAGTTAGGGATTCCGagcaaaaactgtaaaattcgTTCTTGGCGTGTTTTGACTTTTGCGTTCTTGTTTTTTACAAGAATCCTATGTGTGTTCCTTATCAGTGTACAAAcctatataaaaacaataaaacttctTTCTAAAACtgatgttttatttgaaaaatattcacATTTTATTAATCTTGTTCTTATATGGCTAGTACCTATTTTGGTTGTTATAACTATAGCAACGACTCCAGTGCAAACTAACATTAAACTTGGTGCTTTAACGTTAAGTTGTTTCATTGTTACAAcgtttatcattattatttgttacgtAGTAGTGTTGTATggaattaaaaaagcaaacaaacgGTCTGCTTCAAATGCTTACGACGAAGGGTTTAAGTATGTTCgattaattttaatatcatttcTCATTTCTAGCATCCCATTAGCTGTATGTGGTATTATTCTTGTATCTTTCAACCAGTTTGAATCAATAAATCATGTTTTAACTCCAAATCAAGTGTATGGAGTTGCTTTGATAATAACATCGATAGCATCAGTGATCAAcctttttgtttactttaaaaacttaaaggATTTGAACAAgacttttttacaattttgttttaaaatggcaAAAATTAACTCTAGTCAAAATAATGCAACAACAGCCGGAAATTCTGCCGCCATTATTGAAGAGGGGAAAATAAATGAATGCTTCTATAGccaagaataa